One genomic window of Megachile rotundata isolate GNS110a chromosome 12, iyMegRotu1, whole genome shotgun sequence includes the following:
- the Ca-alpha1D gene encoding ca[2+]-channel protein alpha[[1]] subunit D isoform X6: protein MSAGGDGGSGLGPPELPGAQPTAATPPILGQHRNPQTAQDGQPATAQSQTGQTFGTSTGAAKSATKRPARRGGKPPPDRPVRALFCLTLKNPVRKMCIDVVEWKPFEWLILMTIFANCVALAVYTPYPFGDSNLTNQYLEKIEYIFLVIFTVECVMKIIAYGFVAHPGAYLRNGWNMLDFSIVVIGMVSTVLSILMKEGFDVKALRAFRVLRPLRLVSGVPSLQVVLNSILRAMIPLLHIALLVLFVIIIYAIIGLELFSGKMHKTCRHNVTDAIMEGPVPCGPGGFQCEKVGPEYHCSKRFWEGPNWGITNFDNFGLAMLTVFQCVTLEGWTDVLYSIEDAMGSSWQWIYFISMVILGAFFVMNLILGVLSGEFSKEREKAKARGDFHKLREKQQIEDDLRGYLDWITQAEDIEPETDEPKMQDGKSKQQSEMESTDQLEGDEEGVQQESVWRRKKRDFDRVNRRMRRACRKAVKSQVFYWLIIVLVFLNTGVLATEHYNQPHWLDDFQEITNMFFIALFSMEMMLKMYSLGFQGYFVSLFNRFDCFVVIGSITEMILTNTQVMPPLGVSVLRCVRLLRVFKVTKYWKSLSNLVASLLNSIQSIASLLLLLFLFIVIFALLGMQVFGGKFNFSELQDKPRHNFDSFWQSLLTVFQILTGEDWNAVMYDGIRAYGGVASFGMLACFYFIILFICGNYILLNVFLAIAVDNLADAESLTAIEKEAEEEAKKNKSHSASPARDEESGEQGDGGEGTGGEDEGGGTDLEHDPNETMEDYEAALDTETSEKSEDTNTHAKVRLNIDESDEEVEEEEEVEQNEMHDDGTEQGVSARPRRMSEFNMATKKQPIPPASAFFIFSQTNRVRVFCHWLCNHSYFGNVILVCIMISSAMLAAEDPLRASSYRNQILLNFDYFFTTVFTIEIWLKMISYGFIIHDGAFCRSAFNLLDLLVVCSSLISMSFSSGAFSVVKVLRVLRVLRPLRAINRAKGLKHVVQCVIVAVKTIGNIVLVTSLLQFVFAVIGVQLFKGKFFSCSDASKMTKDECQGTYLEFENGNINKPVMKERTWGQNRFHFDDVAKAMLTLFTVSTFEGWPSLLDVSIDSNKEDHGPIHNFRPIVAAYYIIYIIIIAFFMVNIFVGFVIVTFQNEGEQEYKNCELDKNQRNCIEFALKAKPVRRYIPKHRIQYKVWWFVTSQPFEYTIFTLIMINTVTLAMKFYRQPEIYTEALDVLNMIFTAVFALEFIFKLAAFRFKNYFGDAWNVFDFIIVLGSFIDIVYSEVNPGSTIISINFFRLFRVMRLVKLLSRGEGIRTLLWTFIKSFQALPYVALLIIMLFFIYAVIGMQVFGKIAIDDETSINRNNNFQSFPQAVLVLFRSATGEAWQEIMMDCSAQPGVVKCDPKSDEESNQNGCGSDIAFPYFISFYVLCSFLIINLFVAVIMDNFDYLTRDWSILGPHHLDEFIRLWSEYDPDAKGRIKHLDVVTLLRKISPPLGFGKLCPHRVACKRLVSMNMPLNSDGTVLFNATLFAVVRTSLRIKTEGNIDDANAELREVIKKIWKRTSPKLLDQVVPPPGGDDEVTVGKFYATFLIQDYFRRFKKRKEQEMKDGDKECHNTVTLQAGLRTLHEAGPELKRAISGNLEELLDDNPEPMHRRNHSLFGSVWSSMRKGHHGFNRARSLKVNSTTKASPTNSIDFLPYSSLQRTVGPDAPNQITARSHQVVPNVAGGLSDSAMNQMGIDAKLTGIEESIPLRPLAAFGNPVQQQSTYHPSYKMVDVQDGIERRQLTPPTPPPRRNPASSVAPVTATAIVQLSSSKSASATPSIATCTNTSTATTSPSSNGTSSSNGTRCYYSYATRPCCVDCAVWSNHAAIDHEDGNSSTGSEFSESDESAGSEGSEEAGSEGGEEDGTDNGKAGAGPGIGGGEAGGTGGGGGGDGGRKGGDDSGESSSWSDSEKCGRRGGSLRLEFGVASRSRARGRRGPSSLVGKSAPSSFRKRDANNGGGRSSSSTTSASTGFAQSVANGLKLARTRAIAVAGFLADVDDSRHDRVCASCLSHRAYQGRVSWAGESNGSIGAERLSHSLPGSPADRKPNFEVIGSAESLVGRVLVEQGLGKYCDPEFVRYTSREMQEALDMTREEMDRAAHQLLLQERRGQPLSYQLQQGADQPWTLPGYQQMPQPTGIGYQPLQEQQPTGPRQYRTYYRGTGSGQDPSPDASGQHHQPPPS, encoded by the exons GAAAAAATAGAGTATATATTTCTTGTGATTTTTACGGTCGAGTGCGTGATGAAGATCATCGCTTACGGTTTCGTCGCTCATCCTGGAGCTTATCTTCGGAACGGATGGAACATGTTAGATTTTTCGATAGTAGTCATAGG AATGGTGAGCACGGTGTTGTCGATACTAATGAAAGAAGGTTTCGACGTGAAAGCGCTGAGGGCTTTTCGAGTGTTGCGACCTCTTAGGCTGGTTTCTGGAGTACCGA GTCTTCAAGTGGTCTTAAACTCTATTTTGAGAGCGATGATACCCCTTCTACATATCGCTCTACTCGTTCTCTTCGTCATCATTATTTACGCTATCATCGGCCTCGAGCTGTTCTCTGGCAAAATGCATAAAACTTGCAGGCATAACGTAACCG ACGCGATAATGGAAGGCCCAGTTCCTTGCGGACCCGGTGGCTTCCAATGCGAGAAGGTCGGGCCCGAATATCACTGTAGCAAACGGTTTTGGGAGGGCCCGAACTGGGGTATCACGAATTTCGACAACTTTGGCCTTGCCATGTTGACGGTCTTCCAATGCGTCACGCTCGAGGGTTGGACGGACGTACTGTACAGC ATCGAAGACGCGATGGGAAGTTCGTGGCAATGGATctatttcatttctatggtcATACTTGGAGCTTTCTTCGTGATGAATCTGATTCTCGGTGTGTTGTCCGG CGAGTTCTCTaaggagagagagaaagcgaaaGCGAGAGGCGACTTCCACAAACTCAGGGAGAAGCAACAAATCGAAGACGATCTGAGGGGGTATCTGGATTGGATCACGCAAGCCGAGGACATCGAGCCGGAAACGGACGAGCCGAAAATGCAGGACGGGAAAT CGAAACAGCAAAGCGAGATGGAGAGCACGGATCAATTGGAGGGTGACGAGGAAGGGGTTCAACAAGAGTCCGTGTGGAGAAGAAAAAAGCGCGACTTCGACAG AGTGAACAGGAGAATGAGGAGGGCCTGTAGAAAAGCCGTCAAGTCGCAGGTTTTCTACTGGTTGATCATAGTATTGGTTTTTTTGAACACCGGAGTTCTGGCGACCGAGCATTACAATCAGCCGCATTGGTTGGACGACTTTCAAG AAATCACAAACATGTTTTTTATCGCGCTCTTCTCCATGGAGATGATGTTGAAGATGTACAGTTTAGGATTTCAA GGTTACTTTGTCTCGCTGTTTAATCGTTTCGATTGCTTCGTGGTGATCGGCTCGATCACCGAGATGATCCTCACGAACACGCAGGTGATGCCGCCTCTGGGCGTCTCCGTACTTCGTTGCGTCCGGTTACTCAGGGTATTCAAAGTGACGAA ATATTGGAAGTCGCTGTCGAATCTGGTGGCTTCTCTCCTGAACTCGATACAATCGATCGCGTCGTTGTTGCTTCTACTCTTCCTGTTTATCGTGATTTTTGCCCTGCTAGGCATGCAG GTGTTCGGTGGAAAGTTCAATTTTAGCGAGTTACAGGACAAGCCTCGTCACAATTTCGACAGTTTCTGGCAAAGTTTGTTGACCGTGTTTCAA ATACTGACAGGCGAGGATTGGAACGCCGTGATGTACGACGGTATCAGAGCTTACGGAGGTGTAGCCAGCTTCGGCATGCTTGCTTGTTTTTATTTCATCATTCTTTTTATATGCGGTAACT ATATTCTACTGAACGTCTTCTTGGCCATCGCCGTCGATAACCTCGCGGACGCCGAGTCGTTGACTGCCATCGAAAAGGAAGCCGAAGAAGAG GCCAAAAAGAATAAATCTCACAGCGCGTCGCCGGCCAGGGACGAAGAGAGCGGAGAACAGGGCGATGGTGGCGAAGGCACAGGCGGAGAAGACGAAGGTGGTGGCACGGATTTGGAACACGATCCGAACGAGACGATGGAAGATTACGAGGCAGCTTTGGACACGGAAAC GTCGGAAAAGAGCGAAGATACGAATACTCACGCGAAAGTGCGGCTGAACATAGACGAGTCCGACGAAGAGGTGGAGGAAGAGGAGGAAGTCGAACAAAACGAGATGCACG ACGACGGCACGGAACAAGGGGTGTCGGCTAGACCACGAAGAATGTCGGAGTTTAACATGGCCACGAAGAAACAACCGATTCCCCCTGCTTCGgcttttttcattttctcccAAACGAACAG AGTTCGAGTGTTTTGTCACTGGCTCTGCAATCATAGCTATTTCGGCAACGTGATTCTCGTGTGCATCATGATATCGTCGGCCATGTTAGCCGCCGAAGATCCATTGAGGGCTTCGTCTTATAGGAATCAG ATATTATTGAATTTCGACTATTTTTTCACCACAGTGTTTACGATCGAGATCTGGCTGAAAATGATCTCGTACGGTTTTATCATACACGACGGCGCTTTCTGTCGATCGGCGTTTAATTTGCTCGACCTGTTGGTCGTTTGTTCTTCTCTCATTTCTATGTCTTTCAG CTCCGGTGCATTTTCCGTGGTAAAAGTGCTTCGAGTGTTGCGCGTCCTGAGGCCTCTGCGCGCCATCAATCGTGCCAAGGGATTAAAG CACGTAGTACAGTGCGTCATCGTAGCGGTAAAGACTATCGGAAACATAGTCCTCGTCACCAGCCTCCTGCAGTTCGTGTTCGCCGTCATTGGCGTACAACTGTTCAAG GGTAAATTTTTCTCTTGTTCCGATGCATCGAAAATGACGAAGGACGAATGTCa GGGTACCTACCTAGAATTCGAAAACGGTAATATCAATAAGCCGGTGATGAAGGAGAGAACTTGGGGCCAGAATCGTTTCCATTTCGACGACGTGGCGAAGGCGATGCTCACGCTTTTCACCGTATCCACGTTCGAAGGCTGGCCTTC ATTGCTAGACGTGTCGATCGACTCTAACAAGGAGGATCACGGACCAATTCATAATTTTCGACCGATAGTGGCCGCGTACTACATCATTTACATCATTATCATAGCATTCTTCATGGTGAACATCTTCGTTGGTTTCGTTATTGTCACTTTCCAGAACGAGGGTGAGCAAGAGTACAAAAACTGCGAGCTCGATAAAAATCAG CGGAACTGCATCGAGTTCGCGTTAAAGGCTAAACCGGTGAGACGATACATACCGAAGCATCGAATACAGTACAAAGTGTGGTGGTTCGTCACCTCGCAGCCGTTCGAGTATACGATTTTCACCCTGATCATGATCAATACCGTCACGTTAGCGATGAAGTTTTACCGGCAACCGGAAATCTACACGGAAGCGTTGGACGTTCTCAACATGATCTTCACCGCGGTCTTTGCCCTCGAGTTTATCTTCAAGCTAGCGGCGTTTCGATTCAAG AATTACTTCGGCGATGCTTGGAACGTGTTCGACTTCATAATCGTGCTCGGAAGTTTCATCGACATCGTCTATTCGGAAGTGAAC CCCGGCTCGACCATCATTTCCATCAACTTTTTTCGGCTGTTCCGCGTAATGAGATTGGTCAAGTTGCTAAGCAGAGGGGAAGGTATCAGAACGCTTCTCTGGACATTCATAAAATCGTTTCAAGCTCTGCCGTACGTAGCCCTACTCATCATAATGTTGTTCTTCATTTACGCCGTGATAGGAATGCAG GTGTTTGGAAAAATCGCTATCGACGACGAGACATCGATAAACCGGAACAATAATTTCCAGTCGTTCCCGCAAGCGGTATTGGTCTTGTTTCGATCGGCTACAG GAGAGGCTTGGCAAGAGATCATGATGGACTGCTCGGCGCAACCGGGCGTAGTGAAGTGCGATCCGAAGAGCGACGAAGAATCCAATCAGAATGGCTGTGGATCCGACATTGCATTTCCCTACTTTATATCTTTCTACGTTTTATGCTCTTTCCTC ATCATCAATCTCTTCGTCGCCGTGATCATGGACAATTTCGATTACTTGACGAGGGATTGGTCCATCCTGGGTCCGCACCATTTGGACGAGTTCATTCGCCTCTGGTCAGAGTACGATCCCGACGCGAAAGGCCGTATCAAGCATCTGGACGTGGTCACTCTTCTCCGAAAGATATCACCGCCCCTAGGTTTCGGTAAACTCTGTCCTCACCGAGTCGCGTGCAAA AGGCTGGTCTCCATGAACATGCCGTTGAACAGCGACGGCACGGTTTTGTTCAACGCGACTCTGTTCGCCGTGGTGAGAACTTCGCTGCGAATCAAGACCGAGGGAAATATCGACGACGCGAACGCCGAGCTCAGAGAAGTGATCAAGAAGATCTGGAAAAGGACTAGTCCGAAACTGTTGGATCAAGTAGTGCCGCCACCAGGAG GCGACGACGAAGTAACCGTCGGTAAATTCTACGCCACTTTCCTCATTCAGGACTACTTCCGAAGGTTCAAAAAACGCAAAGAACAAGAGATGAAAGACGGAGATAAAGAATGCCACAATACCGTAACGCTACAG GCCGGTCTTCGAACCTTGCACGAAGCTGGACCCGAGCTGAAGAGAGCCATCTCCGGTAACCTGGAGGAACTTTTGGACGACAATCCGGAACCTATGCACAGG agAAATCATTCGCTGTTCGGAAGCGTCTGGTCGAGCATGAGAAAAGGACATCACGGTTTCAATCGAGCCAGGTCGCTGAAAGTAAACTCGACGACTAAG GCATCTCCGACGAATTCCATCGATTTCCTGCCATACTCGTCGCTTCAGAGAACCGTCGGTCCCGATGCACCGAATCAGATAACCGCGAGGTCGCATCAAGTCGTGCCAAACGTAGCAGG TGGTTTGAGCGACAGCGCGATGAATCAGATGGGTATCGACGCGAAACTCACCGGTATCGAGGAGAGCATTCCTCTGAGACCATTGGCCGCGTTCGGAAATCCCGTCCAGCAACAATCAACCTATCATCCATCTTACAAAATGGTCGA TGTTCAGGACGGAATCGAGCGGCGGCAGCTGACCCCACCGACACCACCGCCACGAAGGAATCCAGCCTCGTCCGTCGCACCGGTCACTGCAACGGCCATCGTGCAACTCTCGTCCAGCAAGTCAGCCAGCGCAACGCCGTCGATCGCCACGTGCACGAACACCTCGACCGCCACGACCAGCCCGAGCTCCAACGGGACCTCTTCCTCCAACGGGACCCGTTGCTATTATTCCTACGCGACTCGGCCATGCTGCGTCGATTGTGCCGTCTGGAGTAATCACG CCGCCATAGATCACGAGGATGGGAATTCGTCGACGGGAAGCGAGTTCAGCGAGTCGGATGAGTCGGCAGGGTCGGAAGGATCGGAAGAAGCAGGTTCGGAAGGGGGCGAAGAGGATGGAACGGATAACGGAAAGGCAGGAGCAGGGCCAGGGATCGGCGGCGGGGAGGCGGGCGGTACAGGAGGAGGCGGAGGAGGAGATGGAGGAAGGAAAGGAGGAGACGACTCGGGAGAGTCTAGCAGTTGGAGCGACTCGGAAAAGTGTGGACGTCGAGGAGGATCGTTGAGGCTGGAGTTCGGCGTGGCGTCTCGGTCTCGTGCTCGTGGCCGACGCGGGCCGAGCTCGTTGGTCGGCAAATCGGCGCCGTCCAGTTTCCGAAAACGCGACGCCAACAACGGCGGTGGTCGATCGAGCAGTTCGACTACGTCCGCGAGTACCGGATTCGCGCAGAGCGTCGCCAACGGGCTGAAACTCGCTCGAACACGGGCAATCGCAGTTGCCGGCTTCCTCGCCGACGTCGACGACTCGCGCCACGATCGCGTCTGCGCCTCCTGTCTGTCGCATCGGGCTTACCAAGGCAGAG TGTCCTGGGCCGGAGAGAGTAACGGAAGCATCGGCGCAGAGCGCCTGTCCCACAGTTTGCCGGGCAGTCCCGCGGACCGGAAGCCCAACTTCGAGGTGATCGGAAGCGCCGAGAGTTTGGTTGGTCGG GTTCTCGTGGAACAAGGACTTGGTAAATACTGCGACCCGGAGTTCGTCAGATACACGTCGCGAGAGATGCAAGAAGCGCTCGACATGACGCGCGAGGAGATGGATCGCGCGGCTCATCAGTTGCTTCTTCAAGAACGCCGAGGTCAACCGCTCAGCTACCAGTTACAGCAAGGCGCGGACCAACCGTGGACGCTACCGGGTTATCAACAGATGCCGCAGCCGACGGGTATCGGCTATCAACCGCTGCAAGAGCAACAGCCTACCGGTCCACGACAGTACCGAACGTATTATCGAGGCACAGGTAGCGGCCAAGACCCGTCGCCGGACGCGTCCGGACAACACCACCAACCGCCGCCGTCTTAA